The Chloroflexus aggregans DSM 9485 genome segment GGAGTCGTGGCGCCGGCGGGGTTGAAGTGCATGGTCCGGCGGTTGATGGACAGGGCTTTGATCTTGATGGCGATGGGCGTGGTCTGCAATTGATCGGTATCGCCAACTATGCGCAAACACCACCGATAACGGTAGAACCGGGTGTAACCTACTGTTTCACCGTCGCTGCGCTCACCGATTCGGTGTTGCGTTCGGCTACACGTGCGCGGCTCGTATTTGAGTGGTATGACCAGCGCGGGGAGCTGTTCCAGCAGGCAGTGACCGCGTGGCAACCCGTTGTTCTGTGGACACCCGACCGACCACCGGCGAGTTGGTCGACGATCGGGGGGGCTGTCCGGGCACCGGAACCGGCACGTGTCCTGCGAGTGCGGATCGAGCCGTCGTCCGACGATCGCATCTACCTCGATATGCCACGACTGCAACGTGGTGGGGCGTCATTGCCAATCGCCGAATCGTCCGAATCGACATCACCGCTCAAGATTGCGCCCTGGCCGGAAGGGTATCAGGCTGCCGTGGCCTTCACCTTCGATTGGGAGACGGCAATGGGTGGGCTGGTCCATTCGCGGTCGGTTGATGATCCGCGCGCCGATGAAGACCCGGTGATGCGGGGGATGCGCATGCGTACCGGCGTAGAAACGAGCATGGCCATCTTTGCCCGTCATAACGTGCGCGCAACGTACTATGCAACCGGGTACAATTTTCTGATGGGGAACCGGGAGCAACGTCGGTTTATGGGCGATCCGGTTTTTACGTGGGCGTCGGCGGCCAACGGTTGGCGGAGCGATCGATGGGTGACGCATCGGTGGTTTGGTGATGATCCTTACGGCACCGTTGCTACCGACCCGGCGTGGTATTTTGGCGATCAGATTGAGCCGTTGTTGGCTGCCGGGCACGAAATCCAGAGTCATACGTTCAGCCATTTATACGGTGGTTATGCGGACGCCGCCACGTGGCGGGCCGATCTCGAAGCATGGAATACGGTTGCTGCCGAACGCGGTGTTGGCAATGCGCGCTCGTTGGCCTTCCCGTGGAGTAGTAGTGCCGGGATGAGCGATGCCAATTGGGATGTTATCGAGCAACTCGGGATTCGCTCGGTCACCCGCCTCAGCGACTATGGCCCCTACAACCTCTTTCCTACCGATGAACAGGGTCTGATTCGCAATCCGCAGTGCCGTTGGCTGCCCGGACGGGAAGGCCGTATTCTGGCCTGCCCCGACTTTTATCTCACGCCGAACCGGGCCGATTTGGCAATTGCCCAGATCGAGTGGGCCGTCGCTGTCGGTGGCATGATCGATATCTGGGCGCATACCGAGGAAGTGACGAGTGTCGCTCAACAAACCGCGTGGGAAGATGTGGTATCCTATACCGTCAGGCGTGGCGATGTCTGGGTCGCACCGCTGAGTGAGATCGCTCATTGGCAGATTGCGCGAATGTCGCTGGCGATCACTCCGGTCGCCACATCCTCAGATACCTTCAGGTCTGGTAATAGTGATCCGGCACAGCGGTATCGCCTATCAAATCCATCGCCTTACGAATTGGTAGGACTGATGATCGATCTGCCTTCAGATACTGCTGCTGTAGCCATCGATCACAATATCATACCGCGTACACAGTGGCAAGCGCGAGGTTGGTTACGGATCGATCTGGTAGCCGGTCAGACAGTTGAGGTGACAATGTGGCCAACACGATCAAACAGCCGCTAAAGCAGGCGACGGGCTGGAGTGCCGTCGGTGCGGCATTAACGGCGCGGCGTGGTGCATTGG includes the following:
- a CDS encoding polysaccharide deacetylase family protein — protein: MVQCSRVVDGYRQQYHTTVDRMISRPFAFGAIIFSFIIGAVGVFLFISQRLDRCTALPLFDPNLLPNAQFAIPGEVSGLPAGWSRGAGGVEVHGPAVDGQGFDLDGDGRGLQLIGIANYAQTPPITVEPGVTYCFTVAALTDSVLRSATRARLVFEWYDQRGELFQQAVTAWQPVVLWTPDRPPASWSTIGGAVRAPEPARVLRVRIEPSSDDRIYLDMPRLQRGGASLPIAESSESTSPLKIAPWPEGYQAAVAFTFDWETAMGGLVHSRSVDDPRADEDPVMRGMRMRTGVETSMAIFARHNVRATYYATGYNFLMGNREQRRFMGDPVFTWASAANGWRSDRWVTHRWFGDDPYGTVATDPAWYFGDQIEPLLAAGHEIQSHTFSHLYGGYADAATWRADLEAWNTVAAERGVGNARSLAFPWSSSAGMSDANWDVIEQLGIRSVTRLSDYGPYNLFPTDEQGLIRNPQCRWLPGREGRILACPDFYLTPNRADLAIAQIEWAVAVGGMIDIWAHTEEVTSVAQQTAWEDVVSYTVRRGDVWVAPLSEIAHWQIARMSLAITPVATSSDTFRSGNSDPAQRYRLSNPSPYELVGLMIDLPSDTAAVAIDHNIIPRTQWQARGWLRIDLVAGQTVEVTMWPTRSNSR